One Thomasclavelia spiroformis DSM 1552 DNA window includes the following coding sequences:
- the fmt gene encoding methionyl-tRNA formyltransferase, translating to MENVKILFMGTASFSSCVLEKLLETNYNVIAVVTQPDRLVGRKKILTMPEVKEVALNHDIPVYQPQKIKKDYQDLLDLKPDLVITAAYGQMIPEAILNLPKLGCINVHASLLPKYRGGAPVHYAIINGEEVTGVTIMYMVKKMDAGNIISQEEVKIAPDETTGELYDRLSNVGAKLLIETLPSIISKTNDSIEQDENLVTYAPVISHEQEKIDFNQSAKQVYNHVRGLNPWPGAYTVYQDKVVKIWAGSIHNCQNATKHHGHQENGTIVKIFKDAIGVKTGDGIYLITELQIAGKKRMLVKDYLNGNNIFKVDTKFD from the coding sequence ATGGAAAATGTAAAAATATTATTTATGGGTACTGCAAGTTTTTCTAGCTGTGTACTAGAAAAACTTTTAGAAACTAATTATAACGTTATTGCAGTAGTAACTCAGCCTGATCGTTTAGTTGGTCGAAAAAAAATATTAACGATGCCTGAGGTCAAAGAGGTAGCTTTAAATCATGATATCCCAGTATATCAACCTCAAAAGATAAAAAAAGATTATCAAGATTTATTAGATTTAAAACCTGATCTAGTAATTACAGCAGCTTATGGACAAATGATTCCTGAAGCAATTTTAAACTTACCTAAATTAGGATGTATTAATGTTCATGCTTCCTTGTTACCAAAATATCGTGGTGGAGCCCCAGTTCATTATGCAATCATTAATGGTGAAGAGGTTACTGGAGTAACAATTATGTATATGGTTAAAAAGATGGATGCTGGAAATATTATCAGCCAAGAAGAAGTTAAAATTGCACCTGATGAAACAACTGGCGAGTTATATGATCGTTTAAGTAATGTCGGGGCAAAGTTATTAATTGAAACATTACCAAGTATTATTAGTAAAACTAATGATTCAATTGAACAGGATGAAAACTTAGTTACATATGCACCAGTAATTAGTCACGAACAAGAAAAGATTGATTTTAATCAATCAGCTAAGCAAGTTTATAATCATGTTAGAGGATTGAATCCATGGCCAGGAGCTTATACTGTTTATCAAGATAAAGTAGTTAAAATTTGGGCAGGTTCAATACATAATTGCCAAAATGCAACAAAACATCATGGTCATCAAGAAAATGGAACGATTGTTAAAATTTTTAAAGATGCGATTGGTGTAAAAACAGGTGATGGAATTTATTTAATTACGGAATTACAAATTGCTGGTAAAAAAAGAATGCTTGTAAAAGATTATTTAAATGGTAATAATATTTTTAAAGTAGATACTAAATTTGATTAA
- a CDS encoding pyrimidine-nucleoside phosphorylase → MTMVEIIELKKNNHVLTKEQIHFIINGYCNNKIPDYQMSAFLMTICFNGLSKQEIFLLTDEMINSGKIMDLSKIKGIKVDKHSTGGVGDKTTLVVGPLVAACNVPVAKMSGRGLGHTGGTLDKLEAIPGFDIHLDESNFIKQVNEIQLAIIGQSKELALADQKIYALRDVTATVDCMPLIASSIMSKKIASGSDAILLDVKYGNGAFMKSIDETEKLAQTMIEIGKYFNKDTRAIISNMDQPLGNTIGNSLEVIEAINTLKGKGPKDLLELCLKTASLMLLQAKRCKDEVEAMALLKKVLESGKALNKFKEMVSYQHGDIRYIDNPGLFKLAKNIIPVKAKTNGYVKKLDTKALGIISMKLGGGRLTKDDIIDHSVGIVLNKKIGDKCNSNDVLAYLYVNKEIEETLIDEVYNAYQIV, encoded by the coding sequence ATGACAATGGTAGAAATAATAGAGTTAAAGAAAAATAATCATGTCTTAACAAAAGAACAAATTCATTTTATTATTAATGGGTATTGTAATAATAAGATCCCTGATTATCAAATGAGTGCTTTTTTAATGACAATATGTTTTAATGGGTTATCTAAACAAGAAATATTTTTATTAACTGATGAAATGATTAATAGTGGTAAAATAATGGATTTAAGCAAGATTAAAGGAATTAAAGTAGATAAACATTCTACAGGTGGTGTTGGTGATAAAACAACATTAGTAGTTGGACCATTAGTAGCAGCTTGTAATGTTCCTGTAGCTAAAATGTCAGGGCGTGGTTTAGGACATACAGGCGGAACGCTTGATAAATTAGAAGCTATTCCTGGTTTTGATATTCATCTAGATGAAAGTAATTTTATTAAACAGGTCAACGAGATTCAACTTGCTATAATTGGTCAAAGTAAAGAATTGGCGCTTGCTGATCAAAAAATATATGCTCTTAGAGATGTAACAGCTACAGTTGATTGTATGCCTTTAATTGCTTCTTCAATTATGTCAAAGAAGATTGCTTCAGGTAGTGATGCGATTTTATTAGATGTAAAATATGGAAATGGTGCTTTTATGAAAAGTATTGATGAAACTGAAAAATTAGCTCAAACAATGATTGAAATTGGTAAGTATTTTAATAAAGATACAAGAGCAATTATTTCTAATATGGATCAGCCTCTAGGTAATACAATTGGTAATAGTTTAGAAGTTATTGAAGCTATTAATACTTTAAAGGGAAAAGGACCTAAGGATTTATTAGAATTATGTTTAAAAACTGCTAGTTTAATGCTTCTTCAAGCAAAAAGATGTAAAGATGAAGTTGAAGCAATGGCATTATTAAAAAAAGTTCTTGAAAGTGGAAAAGCTTTAAATAAATTTAAAGAAATGGTTAGCTATCAACATGGTGATATTAGATATATTGATAATCCTGGTTTATTTAAATTAGCCAAAAATATTATTCCTGTTAAAGCTAAAACAAATGGTTATGTAAAAAAATTAGATACCAAAGCTTTAGGAATTATTTCAATGAAACTAGGTGGTGGTCGATTAACTAAAGATGATATAATTGATCATAGTGTGGGAATTGTTTTAAATAAAAAAATAGGTGATAAATGTAATAGTAACGATGTTTTAGCTTATTTGTATGTAAATAAAGAAATTGAAGAAACATTAATTGATGAAGTATATAATGCCTATCAAATAGTTTGA
- a CDS encoding HAD family hydrolase, protein MGKYLFFDIDGTFFSKKTIKEIKQTCKNSHKAFKCTKVPISIIKDVNDIGFNDIIASTGSFGNEYILENYINQTPGIREFFNIDIFSRDTDSYINGKIIRKDCTKKDVIKKDSIAFGDSMNNYQMIKITGYGVVLHLAFDKLKTIADSTFDKPDMMGFI, encoded by the coding sequence ATGGGAAAATATTTATTTTTTGATATTGATGGTACATTTTTTAGTAAAAAGACTATTAAAGAAATTAAACAGACATGTAAAAATAGTCATAAAGCTTTTAAATGTACGAAAGTACCAATATCAATTATAAAAGATGTAAATGATATTGGATTTAATGATATTATTGCATCGACTGGTAGCTTTGGTAATGAATATATTTTGGAGAATTATATTAATCAAACGCCAGGAATTCGTGAGTTTTTTAATATCGATATTTTTTCAAGAGATACTGATAGTTATATTAATGGTAAGATTATTCGAAAGGATTGCACTAAAAAAGATGTAATAAAAAAAGATTCAATTGCATTTGGTGATAGTATGAATAACTATCAAATGATTAAAATAACTGGTTATGGAGTTGTTTTACACTTGGCTTTTGATAAATTAAAGACAATAGCTGATAGTACATTTGATAAGCCTGATATGATGGGATTTATATAA
- a CDS encoding helix-turn-helix domain-containing protein, producing the protein MSVGLILKQIRKLKNISQKDIAEILNVSISSIYRFENGGKISFDNYLKYCVYLEVFPCIPLIICNNDKLLLLYHKIYQSNLNREMKDLILSILVQELSEGILQHIEQIFFKLDAKIKDDKIKII; encoded by the coding sequence TTGTCAGTTGGACTAATCTTGAAACAAATTAGAAAATTAAAAAATATTTCACAAAAAGATATTGCTGAAATATTGAATGTTAGTATAAGTTCAATCTATCGTTTTGAAAATGGTGGAAAGATCAGTTTTGATAATTATCTTAAGTATTGTGTATATTTAGAGGTATTTCCATGTATACCTTTGATCATATGTAATAATGATAAATTATTGCTTTTATACCATAAAATCTATCAATCTAATTTAAATAGAGAAATGAAAGATTTAATTTTATCAATACTTGTTCAGGAGTTAAGTGAAGGAATATTACAACACATTGAACAAATATTCTTTAAACTAGATGCAAAAATTAAGGACGATAAGATTAAGATAATTTAA
- a CDS encoding D-alanyl-D-alanine carboxypeptidase family protein gives MIKKLLIFLLIISLLPITNLQAIENDITPNASGAILIDADSKQILYDKNADKKLFPASTTKIMTMIIMFEAINNKKISFDDQVTTSKYAASMGGSQVYLEEGENMSLEDMFKSIAIASANDASVAVSEYIAGSTNKFVEMMNQKAKELNLKNTHFENVTGLHDNNHYTCPYDLAMMASYLIKIGGNKLLSVTSLYDSYIREDTKQSFWLVNTNKLLKLYDGVDGLKTGYTKEAGYCLVTTAKRDGQRLVGVVMKESEPKKRNEEMCNLLDYGLNNYKREIIYKKDSIIEKHVVDKMDNLTINVVCKEDIAYIKAKANDQKYTTKIVYKDNLLPVKKGDIVATLTVLCDDKEITSYNLYSDNDVEKATYFSKLIKTFKLLF, from the coding sequence TTGATAAAAAAACTATTAATATTTCTATTAATCATCAGCTTACTACCAATAACTAATCTTCAAGCAATCGAAAATGACATTACCCCAAATGCAAGTGGTGCCATATTAATCGATGCTGATTCTAAACAAATTCTTTATGATAAAAACGCTGATAAAAAACTTTTTCCCGCATCAACTACTAAAATAATGACCATGATCATTATGTTTGAAGCAATAAATAATAAAAAAATATCTTTTGATGATCAAGTAACAACATCTAAATATGCTGCTAGCATGGGTGGTTCTCAAGTATATTTAGAAGAAGGTGAAAACATGTCATTAGAAGATATGTTTAAATCAATTGCTATTGCAAGTGCTAATGATGCCAGTGTTGCAGTAAGTGAGTATATTGCTGGAAGTACTAATAAATTTGTTGAAATGATGAACCAAAAGGCCAAAGAACTTAATTTAAAAAATACACATTTTGAAAATGTTACTGGTTTACACGATAATAATCATTATACATGCCCCTATGATCTTGCCATGATGGCTTCATATTTAATTAAAATAGGCGGCAATAAGTTATTAAGTGTTACTTCTCTATATGATAGTTATATAAGAGAAGATACTAAACAAAGCTTTTGGCTTGTAAATACAAATAAATTATTAAAGTTATATGATGGGGTTGATGGTTTAAAAACCGGATATACTAAAGAAGCTGGATACTGTCTTGTAACTACTGCTAAACGTGATGGACAAAGATTAGTTGGTGTAGTAATGAAAGAAAGTGAACCTAAGAAAAGAAATGAAGAAATGTGTAATTTGCTTGACTATGGTTTAAATAATTATAAACGTGAAATTATTTATAAAAAAGATAGTATAATTGAAAAACATGTTGTAGATAAAATGGATAATTTAACTATCAATGTTGTTTGTAAAGAAGATATTGCTTATATTAAAGCAAAAGCTAATGATCAAAAATATACAACTAAGATTGTTTATAAAGATAATTTGTTACCAGTTAAAAAAGGTGATATAGTAGCTACTTTAACTGTATTATGTGATGACAAAGAAATTACTAGTTATAATTTATATAGTGATAACGATGTTGAAAAAGCTACTTATTTTTCTAAATTAATTAAAACATTTAAATTATTATTTTAA
- a CDS encoding STAS domain-containing protein (This anti-anti-sigma factor, or anti-sigma factor antagonist, belongs to a family that includes characterized members SpoIIAA, RsbV, RsfA, and RsfB.), which yields MENKIEYKILDDKIIICFYGELSSSNVSKYRNLINNILDKSRGVVYFDFLHTSFIDSSGIGLVLGRYNHLKNENRKLVLANLSKTEYKVFELSGMFALMEYVEGVKE from the coding sequence ATGGAAAATAAGATAGAATATAAGATTTTAGATGATAAAATTATTATCTGTTTTTATGGTGAATTAAGTAGTAGTAATGTTAGTAAATATCGTAATTTAATAAATAACATTTTAGATAAAAGTAGAGGTGTTGTTTATTTTGATTTTTTACATACAAGTTTTATTGATAGTTCAGGAATTGGTTTAGTTTTAGGACGCTACAATCATTTAAAAAATGAAAATCGAAAATTAGTTCTTGCTAATTTAAGCAAAACAGAATATAAAGTTTTTGAATTGTCGGGAATGTTTGCGCTGATGGAATATGTAGAGGGGGTAAAAGAATAA
- the spoIIAB gene encoding anti-sigma F factor — protein sequence MNQMELSFSAKIENESFARTSIGAFIATMNPTVDEVAEVKTIISEGVSNAIIHGYQNDGESKVVVKVQIEENRTIKIVIQDYGKGIEDVEMARVPMYSSLKEIEHAGMGLTIIEALCDSLEIHSTLNLGTKLTIKKRLKDSNIG from the coding sequence ATGAATCAAATGGAACTTAGTTTTAGTGCAAAAATAGAAAATGAATCTTTTGCAAGAACTAGTATAGGAGCATTTATTGCAACAATGAATCCAACTGTTGATGAAGTTGCTGAAGTAAAGACAATTATTAGTGAAGGAGTCAGTAATGCAATTATTCATGGCTATCAAAATGATGGTGAAAGCAAAGTTGTTGTAAAAGTTCAAATTGAGGAAAATAGAACGATAAAAATAGTTATTCAAGATTATGGTAAAGGAATTGAAGACGTTGAAATGGCAAGAGTTCCAATGTACAGTTCATTAAAAGAAATTGAACATGCGGGAATGGGTTTAACAATTATTGAGGCTTTATGTGATAGTTTGGAAATTCATTCAACACTTAATTTAGGAACAAAACTAACTATTAAAAAAAGATTGAAAGATTCTAACATTGGCTAA
- a CDS encoding SigB/SigF/SigG family RNA polymerase sigma factor — protein sequence MAKANTIELIEKARCGDEIAKELVVNQNLGLVWSIVHRFKNNYYDKEDLFQIGCIGLMKAINNFDTNYGVQFSTYAVPIIMGEIKRYFRDDGTIKVSRSLKELNLKINKVKELLINQTGQDPTVEAIAKYLNIDVQDVVEAIDSSYYPTSLSEPIYEKDGSSISMEERVEDKHNKMWFEKIALKMEIDKLDEKEKLILYLRYQLDFNQEKVAKRLNISQVQVSRLEKKIIAKLRSHLNE from the coding sequence TTGGCTAAGGCAAATACAATTGAACTAATTGAAAAAGCAAGATGTGGGGATGAAATTGCTAAAGAATTAGTTGTTAATCAAAATTTAGGATTAGTTTGGTCAATAGTGCATCGTTTTAAAAATAATTATTATGATAAAGAAGATTTATTTCAAATTGGCTGTATTGGTTTGATGAAAGCAATTAATAATTTTGATACTAATTACGGAGTACAGTTTTCAACATATGCAGTACCAATAATTATGGGTGAAATAAAAAGATATTTTAGAGATGATGGAACGATTAAAGTAAGTCGTTCGTTAAAAGAATTGAATTTAAAAATTAATAAAGTAAAAGAGTTATTGATTAATCAAACAGGCCAAGATCCTACTGTTGAGGCAATTGCTAAGTATTTAAATATTGATGTTCAAGATGTAGTAGAGGCAATTGATTCATCATATTATCCTACTTCATTAAGTGAACCAATTTATGAAAAAGATGGCTCATCGATTTCAATGGAAGAGAGAGTAGAAGATAAACATAATAAGATGTGGTTTGAAAAAATTGCTTTAAAAATGGAAATTGATAAACTAGATGAAAAAGAAAAATTAATTTTATATTTACGCTATCAATTAGATTTTAATCAAGAGAAAGTAGCTAAACGTCTAAATATTTCACAGGTACAAGTTTCACGTTTAGAAAAGAAAATTATTGCAAAGTTACGTAGTCACTTGAATGAATAA
- the lepB gene encoding signal peptidase I → MDEVKQSKKSVLLDYLKVIVITLIVTYGVLYFVQISKVYGTSMLPTYHEGNIVLVDKVFYKHNEPKRNDIVVVDYKDANMKETFIIKRVVGIGGDHIEIKDNELYLNGELLEEDYINGAMINSEDMVVDVPEGKVFVMGDNRNNSLDSRKLGYFDFDEDVIGRVFFTVPLT, encoded by the coding sequence ATGGATGAAGTTAAACAAAGCAAAAAAAGTGTTTTATTAGACTATTTAAAAGTTATTGTAATAACTTTAATAGTTACTTATGGGGTATTATATTTTGTTCAAATTTCAAAAGTGTATGGAACATCAATGCTTCCTACATATCATGAAGGAAATATAGTATTAGTAGATAAAGTTTTTTATAAGCATAACGAACCAAAAAGAAATGATATTGTTGTCGTTGATTATAAAGATGCCAATATGAAAGAAACTTTTATTATTAAAAGAGTTGTTGGAATTGGTGGCGATCATATTGAAATTAAAGACAATGAGTTATATTTAAATGGTGAGTTGCTAGAGGAAGATTATATTAACGGTGCCATGATTAATTCTGAAGATATGGTTGTAGATGTTCCTGAAGGTAAGGTTTTTGTTATGGGTGATAACCGCAATAATAGTTTAGATTCAAGAAAATTGGGTTATTTTGATTTTGATGAAGATGTAATTGGAAGGGTATTTTTTACGGTACCACTTACTTAA
- the ltrA gene encoding group II intron reverse transcriptase/maturase, which translates to MKDTQDKIGYCQLSLGLLYEDSTEYDNSGEVYPTSKQEISHTKNTNRFVVHEKLLETIMEDANIEKAIQRVMSNKGSGGVDKMQVAEVRTHFAQHWSYLKKLIMEGHYSPQAVKRVEIPKDNGKKRELGIPTVTDRVIQQAIVQVLTPIFEPQFSDNSYGFRPRRNAHQAVRKVVEYANEGYRYTVDLDLEKYFDTVNHSRLIQILSQTIKDGRVISLIHKYLNAGVIVKHKFEETTKGVPQGGPLSPLLSNIYLNEFDKEMERRGNRFVRYADDCVILFKSKRSAMRVKETVTRYLEEKLFVKVNQEKTKVAYITDIKFLGFGFYIEKSGNVRITVHKKSKEKMKKRIKEITKRNRPISSKELAKELKEYITGWVNYYRIANMSKHLREIDSWMRRRIRMIYWKRWKLVRTRYRNLQKLGINKSKAWEWANTRKSYWHIANSFILKRTLTNEVLKIYGFISALDYYNSINL; encoded by the coding sequence ATGAAAGATACTCAAGATAAAATAGGATACTGTCAACTATCATTAGGCTTACTCTATGAAGATAGTACGGAATACGACAATAGTGGAGAAGTGTATCCTACATCAAAACAAGAGATATCACATACGAAGAACACCAATAGATTTGTAGTACATGAGAAGTTACTTGAAACAATTATGGAGGATGCCAATATAGAAAAGGCAATCCAAAGGGTTATGAGTAATAAGGGAAGTGGTGGTGTAGATAAAATGCAAGTCGCAGAAGTTCGTACGCATTTCGCACAACACTGGTCTTATCTAAAGAAACTTATCATGGAGGGACATTATAGTCCACAAGCCGTTAAAAGAGTAGAAATACCAAAAGATAACGGAAAGAAAAGAGAGTTAGGAATTCCAACAGTGACGGATAGGGTCATACAACAGGCGATAGTACAGGTACTGACACCAATATTTGAACCCCAATTCAGTGACAATAGTTATGGGTTCCGACCAAGAAGAAATGCCCATCAAGCAGTAAGAAAAGTAGTCGAATACGCCAATGAAGGATATCGATATACAGTAGACCTAGATTTAGAGAAGTACTTTGATACAGTCAACCATTCAAGACTTATACAGATATTGTCACAAACTATTAAAGACGGAAGAGTTATATCACTCATACATAAATATCTCAATGCAGGAGTCATAGTAAAACATAAGTTTGAAGAAACTACAAAAGGAGTACCCCAAGGTGGGCCACTCAGCCCATTATTATCAAATATATATCTTAATGAATTTGATAAAGAAATGGAAAGAAGAGGAAATCGATTTGTAAGGTACGCAGATGACTGTGTCATACTATTCAAAAGTAAAAGAAGTGCAATGAGAGTCAAAGAAACAGTGACAAGATATTTAGAAGAGAAATTATTTGTAAAAGTGAACCAAGAGAAGACAAAGGTAGCCTATATTACTGATATAAAATTCTTGGGCTTTGGATTTTATATAGAGAAGAGTGGTAATGTACGAATCACTGTTCACAAGAAATCTAAAGAAAAGATGAAAAAGAGAATAAAGGAAATCACCAAAAGGAACCGACCAATATCAAGTAAGGAATTAGCTAAAGAGTTAAAAGAATACATTACAGGTTGGGTGAATTACTATAGGATAGCGAATATGAGTAAACATCTAAGGGAAATAGACTCATGGATGAGAAGAAGAATACGAATGATATATTGGAAAAGATGGAAGTTAGTAAGAACAAGGTATAGAAATTTACAAAAACTAGGTATTAATAAAAGTAAGGCATGGGAATGGGCAAACACAAGAAAAAGCTACTGGCACATCGCCAATAGCTTCATACTAAAAAGGACACTTACAAATGAAGTATTAAAAATATACGGATTTATAAGTGCACTAGATTATTACAACTCTATAAACTTATGA
- a CDS encoding LysR family transcriptional regulator, with product MTLQQLKYVIEVAKAKSISEAAKKLFISQPSLTNAIKELEKEMNITIFLRTNKGILISKEGEIFLGYARQVLEQAYLLEEKYLQQDKRKQQFCVSTQHYSFAVNAFVDIIKEYGHDEYDFSLKETQTYEIIEDVTRMKSEIGVLYINNFNKLVIQKILKEYNLIFHSLIVVKPHIFISNKNPLAKKEKVTMEELQSYPYLSFEQGEHNSFYYSEEIFSSVVRNKNIRVSDRATLFNLLIGLNGYTVCSGIIDENLNGKDIVAVTLDKEGEMNIGYITRKDSLTSDLANAYIEALRKHVNK from the coding sequence ATGACATTACAGCAATTGAAATATGTAATTGAAGTAGCAAAAGCAAAATCAATAAGTGAAGCAGCAAAAAAATTATTTATTTCACAACCAAGTCTTACGAATGCAATTAAAGAATTAGAAAAGGAAATGAATATTACTATTTTTTTACGCACTAATAAAGGTATTTTAATTTCTAAAGAAGGAGAGATTTTTTTGGGGTATGCTCGTCAAGTATTAGAACAAGCATATCTTTTGGAAGAAAAGTATTTACAACAAGATAAACGCAAACAACAGTTTTGTGTGTCTACTCAACACTATTCTTTTGCAGTAAATGCTTTTGTTGATATTATTAAGGAATATGGTCATGATGAATATGATTTTAGTTTGAAAGAAACACAAACATATGAAATTATTGAAGATGTTACAAGGATGAAAAGTGAAATTGGAGTATTGTATATAAATAATTTTAATAAATTAGTTATTCAAAAAATATTAAAAGAATATAATTTAATTTTTCATAGTTTAATTGTAGTAAAGCCACATATTTTTATAAGTAATAAAAATCCGCTTGCTAAAAAGGAAAAAGTGACTATGGAAGAATTACAATCATATCCTTATTTATCATTTGAACAAGGTGAACATAATTCTTTTTATTATTCTGAAGAAATCTTCAGTTCTGTAGTCCGTAATAAAAATATTCGTGTAAGCGATCGAGCAACTTTATTTAATTTATTAATAGGATTAAATGGTTATACAGTATGTAGTGGTATCATTGATGAAAATCTTAATGGTAAGGACATTGTTGCCGTTACGCTTGATAAAGAAGGTGAAATGAATATTGGGTATATAACACGTAAAGATAGTCTTACTAGTGATTTAGCTAATGCTTATATTGAGGCTTTAAGGAAACATGTTAATAAATAA
- a CDS encoding 5-methyltetrahydropteroyltriglutamate--homocysteine S-methyltransferase produces MAKLNAPFRYDYVGSFLRPERLKQARKDFENNIITKKELEKIEDEEITNLIKDQKAAGYHVICDGEFRRSYWHLDFMWGFKGIEHIELDHGYFFHGEETTHGSIKVVKKISGEDHPFVDHFKFVKQFEDENTVARQTIPAPAQLFAELFREDNGKQTQLIYPDFEVLIQDIVKAYRTVIEDLYIAGCRNIQFDDCTWGMFCDQKYWQSRQGENISIEQEANKYLRLNNLVLENLPDDLIITTHVCRGNYHSTWASSGGYEPIAPYLFANEKVSAYYLEFDDERSGNFEPLRFIPNDKKVVLGLITTKSPTLEDKEVIKQRIYEASKYVNFDRLYLSPQCGFASCEIGNKLTKQQQWDKLKLVKEIAKEIWEK; encoded by the coding sequence ATGGCAAAATTAAATGCACCATTTAGATATGATTATGTAGGGAGTTTTTTACGTCCAGAACGTTTAAAACAGGCTAGAAAAGATTTTGAAAATAATATTATTACAAAAAAAGAATTAGAAAAGATTGAGGATGAAGAAATAACTAATTTAATAAAAGACCAAAAAGCAGCAGGTTATCATGTTATTTGTGATGGTGAATTTAGAAGAAGTTATTGGCATCTTGATTTTATGTGGGGATTTAAGGGAATCGAGCATATTGAACTAGATCATGGTTATTTTTTTCATGGTGAAGAAACTACTCATGGGTCGATTAAAGTAGTTAAAAAAATTAGTGGTGAAGATCATCCCTTTGTTGATCATTTTAAATTTGTAAAACAGTTTGAAGATGAAAATACAGTTGCAAGACAAACTATTCCTGCACCAGCACAATTATTTGCAGAACTATTTAGAGAAGATAATGGTAAACAAACTCAATTAATTTACCCAGATTTTGAAGTGTTGATCCAAGATATAGTAAAAGCATATCGAACTGTTATAGAAGATTTATATATTGCAGGTTGTCGAAATATTCAATTTGATGATTGTACTTGGGGAATGTTTTGTGATCAAAAATATTGGCAAAGTAGACAAGGTGAAAATATATCGATAGAACAAGAAGCAAATAAATATTTACGTTTAAACAATCTTGTACTTGAAAATTTACCTGATGATTTAATTATAACTACTCATGTATGTCGTGGGAATTATCATTCAACTTGGGCATCATCAGGAGGATATGAGCCAATAGCTCCTTATTTGTTTGCAAATGAAAAAGTATCAGCATATTATCTTGAATTTGATGATGAACGTTCAGGTAATTTTGAACCACTTCGTTTTATTCCAAATGATAAAAAAGTAGTTCTTGGACTTATCACTACAAAATCACCAACTTTAGAAGATAAGGAAGTCATTAAACAAAGAATTTATGAAGCTAGTAAATATGTTAATTTTGATCGTCTTTATTTAAGTCCTCAATGTGGTTTTGCTTCTTGTGAAATAGGAAATAAGTTAACTAAACAACAACAGTGGGATAAACTTAAATTAGTAAAAGAGATTGCTAAGGAAATATGGGAGAAGTAG